The Brassica napus cultivar Da-Ae chromosome C7, Da-Ae, whole genome shotgun sequence genome has a segment encoding these proteins:
- the LOC106391700 gene encoding MLO-like protein 8, with the protein MLELNGSLLRQMSCLCLWWFFASTLVVVIAEEKKVAERQLNQTPTWAVASVCTFFIVVSVLLEKLIHKVGTVLWDRNKKALLDALEKIKSELMVLGFISLLLTFGSSFILEICIPSHVAHTMLPCPTTIEKEVDEKGEEGHRKLLWFDHRVLSEISVPKCKREGYEHLFSSKALHQLHILIFFLAIFHVFYSFLTMMLGRLKIRGWKHWEKETSSHNYEFSVDTSRFRLTHETSFVREHTSFWTRIPFFFYIGCFFRQFFRSVRRTDYMTLRNGFIAVHLAPGSQFNFQKYIKRSLEDDFKLVVGVSPVLWASFVLFLLLNVEGFKILYVGTALPVIIILAVGTKLQAIMTKMALGITDKHAVVQGMPLVKGNDEYFWFGRPQLILHLIHFALFQNAFQITYFFWIWYSFGNNSCYHPDFKIALVKVSIALGVLCLCSYITLPLYSLVTQMGSQMKKSVFDEQTSKALKKWRMAVKKKKGGKGSTTKRLGGDGSVSRTASTVRSSLSLRSLQRYKTTGHSMKYEGLDPETSDPDTENEAFAPPMPKSMPTSPGIELATELETKTGETSCDGENSSKEFSFVKPAPNKEPSQDRSD; encoded by the exons ATGTTGGAGTTGAACGGTTCTTTGCTTCGCCAGATGAGTTGCCTCTGTCTCTGGTGGTTCTTTGCTTCGACGCTGGTGGTGGTTATAGCGGAGGAGAAGAAAGTGGCAGAGAGACAGCTTAATCAGACGCCGACTTGGGCTGTTGCTAGTGTCTGCACCTTCTTCATTGTTGTCTCTGTTCTTCTTGAGAAGCTGATTCACAAAGTTGGAACG GTTCTATGGGACCGGAACAAGAAAGCTCTTCTAGATGCCTTAGAAAAGATCAAATCAG AGCTGATGGTTCTTGGATTCATCTCTTTGCTTCTGACATTCGGCTCAAGTTTCATTTTGGAAATTTGCATCCCTTCACATGTTGCTCATACGATGCTCCCATGTCCTACAACCATCGAAAAGGAGGTAGATGAGAAAGGGGAAGAAGGTCACAGGAAACTCTTGTGGTTTGACCACAGAGTCCTATCAGAAATATCTGTTCCAAAGTGCAAGAGAGAG GGTTATGAACATCTTTTCTCTAGCAAGGCACTTCACCAGTTGCATatactcatattcttcttaGCAATTTTCCACGTTTTCTACAGCTTCTTGACTATGATGCTTGGGAGGTTAAAG ATTCGTGGATGGAAACATTGGGAGAAAGAGACATCATCACATAACTACGAGTTTTCTGTTG ATACATCCAGATTTAGACTCACTCACGAAACGTCTTTTGTGAGAGAGCATACTAGTTTCTGGACTAGGATTCCATTCTTTTTCTATATA ggaTGTTTCTTCAGacagtttttcagatctgtcaGGAGAACAGACTATATGACACTGAGAAATGGATTCATTGCT GTTCATCTAGCTCCAGGGAGTCAATTCAACTTCCAGAAGTATATCAAAAGATCCTTAGAGGATGATTTCAAGCTGGTGGTCGGAGTCAG CCCGGTCTTGTGGGCATCTTTTGTCCTTTTCCTTCTCCTAAACGTTGAAG GCTTCAAGATATTGTACGTTGGAACTGCATTGCCGGTTATC ATAATATTAGCTGTGGGGACAAAGCTTCAAGCGATCATGACAAAGATGGCTCTCGGGATCACTGATAAACATGCGGTTGTTCAAGGAATGCCACTTGTAAAAGGCAACGATGAGTACTTCTGGTTCGGTCGTCCACAGTTGATTCTGCATCTCATCCATTTCGCTTTGTTTCAG aACGCTTTTCAGATCACATATTTCTTCTGGATATGG TATTCCTTTGGAAACAACTCTTGCTACCATCCTGATTTCAAGATTGCACTTGTAAAAGTATCCATAGC ttTAGGAGTGTTATGCCTTTGCAGCTACATCACACTCCCTCTTTACTCCCTCGTTACTCAG ATGGGTTCACAGATGAAGAAATCAGTATTCGATGAGCAAACATCAAAGGCGCTAAAGAAATGGAGAATGGCcgtgaagaaaaagaaaggcGGGAAAGGTAGCACCACCAAGAGACTTGGTGGAGATGGAAGCGTGAGCCGTACGGCATCAACTGTTAGGTCTTCTTTGTCTCTACGGTCATTGCAGCGTTATAAAACTACAGGACATTCTATGAAATACGAAGGACTGGACCCCGAAACATCAGATCCCGATACAGAGAACGAAGCTTTCGCGCCTCCCATGCCTAAAAGCATGCCAACGTCTCCAGGCATTGAGCTTGCCACTGAACTAGAGACCAAGACCGGTGAGACTAGCTGTGACGGTGAAAATAGTTCTAAGGAGTTCTCTTTTGTCAAGCCTGCGCCGAATAAAGAACCATCGCAAGACCGGTCAGACTAG